One genomic window of Bradyrhizobium sp. B124 includes the following:
- a CDS encoding TPM domain-containing protein — protein sequence MGIKRIGKHLLEHRWRVRREFPPRVLDAIEQAIKAGEATHSGQIRFVVEGALDGVPLFRDQPARERALDVFAHLRIWDTHHNNGVLIYLLLADRDVEIVADRGIDAKVGRAGWEAICRAMETDFRAGRFEQGVIKGIAAVSRELAQHFPHVAGGPNELPDKPVVI from the coding sequence ATGGGCATCAAGCGCATCGGCAAGCATCTGCTCGAACACCGCTGGCGCGTGCGGCGGGAGTTTCCGCCGCGCGTGCTCGATGCGATCGAGCAGGCGATCAAGGCCGGCGAGGCCACGCATTCCGGCCAGATCCGCTTCGTCGTCGAGGGTGCGCTCGACGGCGTGCCGCTGTTCCGCGACCAGCCGGCGCGGGAGCGGGCGCTCGACGTATTCGCGCACTTGCGGATCTGGGACACTCATCACAACAATGGCGTCCTGATCTATCTCTTGCTCGCCGACCGCGACGTCGAGATCGTCGCCGATCGTGGCATTGATGCGAAGGTCGGCCGCGCCGGTTGGGAAGCGATTTGCCGCGCGATGGAAACCGACTTTCGGGCGGGCCGGTTCGAGCAGGGCGTGATCAAGGGGATCGCGGCGGTGTCGCGGGAACTGGCGCAGCATTTCCCGCATGTCGCCGGAGGCCCGAACGAGCTGCCCGACAAGCCGGTGGTGATTTGA
- a CDS encoding glutathione S-transferase family protein — protein MKLYDSIGPNPRIVRMFMAEKGIEMPKETVDLRKGENREEAHLKRNPHGQMPALELDCGNYLSEITAICEYLEEKHPSPAMIGTTPEERAECRMWTRRVDLNIAEPLANGYRFGEALKFFEKRIPVAPEASPGLKMIAANRIKWLDDQMADGRDYICGKRFTLADMLLYCWLDFGNQVGQPLDQANANIVAWFNRVGARPSVKA, from the coding sequence ATGAAGCTTTACGACTCGATCGGACCCAATCCGCGCATCGTGCGCATGTTCATGGCGGAGAAGGGCATCGAGATGCCCAAAGAGACCGTCGACCTGCGCAAGGGGGAGAACCGCGAGGAAGCGCATCTGAAGCGCAATCCGCACGGCCAGATGCCGGCGCTCGAGCTCGACTGCGGCAACTACCTCTCGGAGATCACCGCGATCTGCGAATATCTCGAGGAGAAGCACCCCTCGCCCGCCATGATCGGCACCACGCCGGAAGAGCGCGCGGAATGCCGGATGTGGACGCGCCGCGTCGATCTCAACATCGCCGAGCCGCTCGCCAACGGCTATCGCTTCGGCGAGGCGCTGAAGTTCTTCGAGAAGCGCATTCCGGTCGCCCCTGAGGCCTCGCCCGGGCTGAAGATGATCGCCGCCAACCGCATCAAATGGCTTGATGACCAGATGGCCGACGGCCGCGACTACATCTGCGGCAAGCGCTTCACGCTCGCCGACATGCTGCTCTATTGCTGGCTCGATTTCGGCAACCAGGTCGGCCAGCCGCTGGACCAGGCGAACGCCAACATCGTAGCCTGGTTCAACCGCGTCGGCGCGCGGCCGTCGGTGAAGGCGTAG
- a CDS encoding MBL fold metallo-hydrolase yields MSERKPSPFKTLFEADVATLIQAADDVYQIRFKNRAANAYLVRGSKRTIMIDVGLSTNYPSLVACLNHLGITPAMIDMVVLSHEHLDHIGAAYHFHRSAYIAAHRLAANKIMLRDDFSMLRKMFNEPNVPIDIDIWLEEGNLIDLGNFRLNVMYTPGHTSACISLFDQDKGLLFAADTLMPGGVMGGVFGSGSIADYIQSLERLKGLNSKILLSGHGRLSDTPQDDVRIALQRSHALLEDTAQLFDALDARSNFEPIMQSVRDLNKLDD; encoded by the coding sequence ATGAGCGAGCGCAAACCGAGCCCGTTCAAGACGCTGTTCGAGGCCGACGTCGCCACGCTGATCCAGGCGGCCGACGACGTCTACCAGATCCGCTTCAAGAACCGTGCGGCGAATGCCTATCTCGTGCGCGGCAGCAAGCGGACCATCATGATCGACGTCGGGCTGTCGACCAACTATCCATCGCTGGTCGCCTGTCTGAACCATCTCGGCATCACGCCCGCGATGATCGACATGGTGGTGCTGAGCCACGAGCATCTCGATCACATCGGCGCGGCCTATCATTTCCACCGCAGCGCCTACATCGCCGCGCACCGGCTCGCCGCCAACAAGATCATGCTGCGCGACGACTTCTCGATGCTGCGCAAGATGTTCAACGAGCCGAACGTGCCGATCGACATCGACATCTGGCTCGAGGAAGGCAATCTGATCGATCTCGGCAATTTCCGCCTCAACGTGATGTACACGCCGGGCCACACCTCGGCCTGCATTTCGCTGTTCGATCAGGACAAGGGGCTGTTGTTCGCCGCCGACACGCTGATGCCCGGCGGGGTGATGGGCGGCGTGTTCGGCTCCGGCTCGATCGCCGACTACATCCAGTCGCTGGAGCGGCTGAAGGGCCTCAATTCGAAGATCCTGCTGTCAGGTCATGGCCGGCTGTCCGACACGCCGCAGGACGATGTGCGGATCGCACTGCAACGCTCGCATGCCCTGCTCGAGGACACCGCGCAACTGTTCGACGCACTCGATGCGCGCTCGAATTTCGAGCCGATCATGCAGTCGGTGCGCGACCTCAACAAGCTCGACGACTAA
- a CDS encoding cyclic nucleotide-binding domain-containing protein, translating into MTIEKCINEFDVDDVIFEEGSSGRELFVVLDGTVDIAKINGGNKTVIVSLGKGEFFGEMAVIDGSARSATAIASAPATRVMRINHARFVYLVSQQPAFALMVMDALSKRLRASNAVTYRAAATP; encoded by the coding sequence ATGACGATCGAGAAGTGCATCAACGAATTTGATGTCGATGACGTCATTTTTGAGGAAGGCTCGAGCGGCCGCGAGCTGTTTGTCGTGCTCGACGGCACCGTCGACATCGCCAAGATCAATGGCGGAAACAAGACGGTCATCGTCAGCCTCGGCAAGGGCGAGTTCTTCGGCGAGATGGCCGTGATCGACGGCTCGGCGCGCTCGGCAACCGCGATTGCCTCCGCGCCCGCGACGCGAGTGATGCGGATCAACCACGCCCGCTTCGTCTATCTGGTCAGCCAGCAGCCGGCGTTCGCGCTGATGGTGATGGATGCGCTCTCGAAACGTCTGCGCGCATCCAACGCCGTCACCTACCGAGCGGCGGCCACCCCATGA
- a CDS encoding glutathione S-transferase family protein encodes MPRYRLHYFPESGNSYKLALMLTLCGETFEPVWTDFGGGVTRTAEWRSTVNEMGEIPVLEVDGERRTQTAPILLQLAEQYGKFGGETPAEKFELLRWLFWDNQKLSGYMATYRFMRTFTPSADPKVLKYFRARLDDFLGILDQHVGNNAFMIGARPTVSDFSMMAYLHYPSSETGYDFATSHPNISAWLGRIAALPGWKSAYDLLPGPRLKHYT; translated from the coding sequence ATGCCCCGCTACCGCCTGCACTACTTCCCGGAATCCGGCAACAGCTACAAGCTCGCGCTAATGCTCACGCTGTGCGGCGAGACGTTCGAGCCGGTGTGGACCGATTTCGGCGGCGGCGTCACGCGGACCGCGGAATGGCGCTCCACCGTCAACGAGATGGGCGAGATCCCGGTGCTCGAGGTCGACGGCGAGCGCCGCACCCAGACCGCGCCGATCCTGCTGCAGCTTGCCGAACAATACGGAAAATTCGGCGGCGAAACGCCTGCGGAGAAATTCGAGCTGTTGCGCTGGCTGTTCTGGGACAACCAGAAGCTCTCCGGCTACATGGCGACCTATCGCTTCATGCGCACCTTCACGCCGTCAGCCGATCCGAAGGTGCTGAAGTATTTCCGCGCGCGGCTCGACGATTTCCTCGGCATCCTCGACCAGCATGTCGGCAACAACGCCTTCATGATCGGGGCGCGGCCGACGGTGTCGGATTTCTCGATGATGGCCTATCTGCATTATCCGAGCAGCGAGACCGGCTACGATTTCGCGACCAGCCATCCCAACATCAGCGCCTGGCTCGGCCGCATCGCCGCGCTGCCCGGGTGGAAATCGGCCTATGATTTGCTGCCCGGCCCGCGCCTGAAGCACTACACCTAA
- a CDS encoding TetR family transcriptional regulator — translation MKRSEPESGGRERPVMEATLRIIGRKGLDGVTHRAVAVEAGLSLGAITHHFKTRDALIDGALRFALARETGRLQALALSLQGKAFDVEAWLESLVGWYDHELKTRAEIHIACYEAFLAAARSERYRTVVEGWFGIWRQSAELALRAGGSAEPRRHAELFVSALIGMLLQQLATPRRGFRREMAASLLALIRGLIGARA, via the coding sequence ATGAAGCGGAGCGAACCGGAGAGTGGAGGCCGCGAGCGTCCGGTGATGGAGGCGACGCTCCGGATCATCGGGCGCAAGGGCCTCGACGGCGTGACCCACCGGGCGGTGGCGGTCGAGGCCGGCCTGTCGCTCGGCGCGATCACCCATCACTTCAAGACGCGCGACGCGCTGATCGATGGCGCCCTTCGTTTTGCCCTGGCTCGCGAGACGGGCCGCCTGCAAGCGCTGGCGCTCAGCCTGCAAGGCAAGGCGTTCGATGTCGAGGCGTGGCTGGAATCCCTGGTGGGCTGGTACGATCACGAGCTGAAGACGAGGGCCGAGATCCACATCGCCTGTTACGAAGCCTTCCTGGCCGCCGCGCGCAGCGAGCGCTACCGGACCGTGGTCGAGGGGTGGTTCGGCATCTGGCGGCAAAGCGCCGAGCTCGCCTTGCGCGCGGGCGGCTCCGCGGAGCCGCGCCGGCATGCGGAATTGTTCGTGTCCGCGCTGATCGGCATGCTGCTGCAGCAGCTCGCAACGCCCCGCCGCGGATTTCGGCGAGAGATGGCAGCGAGCCTGCTTGCGTTGATCAGGGGCCTGATCGGCGCAAGGGCTTAG
- a CDS encoding CoA transferase, translated as MEKGIFDGLKVLDCASFIAAPAAATVLSDFGADVIKIEPPGAGDPYRNLPNLPGYPASEHNFAWMLEARNKKSLALDLTKPDAREVLYKLVAEADVFITNMPPQVRQKLGITYDHLAHLNDRLIYASFTGYGEKGEEANKPGFDSNAYWARSGLMDLVRADEDTTPARSVAGMGDHPCAMAFYGAIVTALFQREKTGKGSHVSTNLMANGVWANGVLAQAKLAGAKFKKRKPREEALNAVTNHYKCKDGRWLILSLLNEDRQWPTLARCMGREDLLADARFATKADRHARSVELIKIFDAVFAGKDLAEWREILDGNGLVFGVVGILDDIPNDKQMIENEVLVRFENDTMLTVNSPIFIDGARKVQPRKPPEVGEHSDEILRQAGYDEAAIQKLRASGAVA; from the coding sequence ATGGAAAAAGGCATTTTTGACGGGCTCAAGGTCCTGGACTGCGCGAGCTTCATCGCGGCGCCCGCGGCCGCCACCGTGCTCTCCGACTTCGGCGCCGACGTCATCAAGATCGAGCCGCCGGGCGCCGGCGACCCCTACCGCAATCTGCCCAATTTGCCCGGCTATCCTGCAAGCGAGCACAATTTCGCGTGGATGCTCGAGGCCCGCAACAAGAAGAGCCTCGCGCTCGACCTCACCAAGCCGGACGCGCGCGAGGTGCTCTACAAGCTCGTCGCCGAGGCCGACGTGTTCATCACCAACATGCCGCCGCAGGTGCGCCAGAAGCTCGGCATCACCTACGATCATCTTGCCCATCTCAACGACCGGCTGATCTATGCCTCCTTCACCGGTTACGGCGAGAAGGGCGAAGAGGCCAACAAGCCCGGCTTCGACTCCAACGCCTATTGGGCCCGCTCCGGCCTGATGGATCTGGTGCGCGCCGACGAGGATACCACGCCGGCCCGCTCGGTCGCCGGTATGGGCGATCATCCCTGCGCGATGGCGTTCTACGGCGCGATCGTCACCGCGCTGTTCCAGCGCGAGAAGACCGGCAAGGGCTCGCATGTCTCGACCAATCTGATGGCCAACGGCGTCTGGGCCAACGGCGTGCTGGCGCAGGCCAAGCTCGCCGGCGCCAAGTTCAAGAAGCGCAAGCCGCGCGAAGAGGCGCTCAATGCCGTCACCAACCACTACAAGTGCAAGGACGGCCGCTGGCTGATCCTGTCGCTGCTCAACGAGGACCGGCAGTGGCCGACCCTGGCGCGCTGCATGGGCCGCGAGGACCTCCTCGCCGATGCGCGCTTCGCCACCAAGGCGGACCGCCATGCGCGCTCGGTCGAGCTGATCAAGATCTTCGACGCGGTGTTCGCCGGCAAGGATCTCGCCGAATGGCGCGAGATCCTCGACGGCAACGGCCTGGTGTTCGGCGTCGTCGGCATCCTCGACGACATCCCGAACGACAAGCAGATGATCGAGAACGAGGTGCTGGTGCGCTTCGAGAACGACACCATGCTGACCGTCAACAGCCCGATCTTCATCGACGGCGCCAGGAAGGTGCAGCCGCGCAAGCCGCCCGAGGTCGGCGAGCACTCCGATGAGATCCTGCGCCAGGCCGGCTACGACGAGGCCGCGATCCAGAAGCTGCGCGCGTCCGGCGCGGTGGCGTAG
- the putA gene encoding bifunctional proline dehydrogenase/L-glutamate gamma-semialdehyde dehydrogenase PutA, with protein MPDPSPLPPPFSAPYAPDDTAIAGRLRQDARLGADQEAGVDRTARRLIEAIRANDDPLGGVEDMLREFALSTKEGLALMVLAEALLRVPDARTADQFIEDKLGQGDFVNHETRSSAFMVNASAWALGMSARVIQPGETPQGTIGRLTKRLGAPAVRAATRQAMRLMGSHFVLGETIEAALARAQSHTARGSRYSFDMLGEGARTADDARRYFESYARAIDAIGKAAGDQALPDRPGISVKLSALHPRFEAVSHARVMTELVPQLIDLARRAKAFDLNFTVDAEEADRLELSLDVIAAAFADPSFAGWSGFGLAIQAYQKRATEVIDYIDALTRALNRRMMVRLVKGAYWDTEIKRAQERGLDGYPVFTRKAMTDLNYVACARKLLALRPRLFPQFATHNALTVATILELSDDPASFEFQRLHGMGEALYAQLDEDRPEIAHRTYAPVGSHRDLLAYLVRRLLENGANSSFVALAADNRVSIVDLLRRPAEIIGVDNNAAHSGIPLPADLYRPQRENSHGIEFGERKALDALTSSIAIEPKAASGMVATSTVEQANAAVAAARGGFKAWNGTPATERAAILEKAADLLEQRRARFLALLQSEGGKTLDDALSEVREAIDFCRYYAALGRKLFGQGEAMPGPTGESNMLELRGRGAFVAISPWNFPLAIFLGQVTAALMAGNAVIAKPAEQTPRIAAEAIALLHQAGVPATALHLVQGDGAAGAALVSHPGIAGVVFTGSTDVARSINRTLAAKDGPIVPLIAETGGINAMIVDATALPEQVADDVVTSAFRSAGQRCSALRLLFVQDDVADRMIEMIAGAARELKIGDPSAPSTHIGPVIDAEAKQRLDAHIARMKQEARVHLAGEAPAGNFVAPHIFELSAASQLREEVFGPILHVVRYRAERFGDVLAAIEATGFGLTLGIHSRIDDTIEHVIDRLQVGNIYVNRNMIGAVVGVQPFGGSGLSGTGPKAGGPHYLTRFATEQTVTINTAAAGGNAALMAGVE; from the coding sequence ATGCCAGACCCGTCCCCGCTCCCGCCCCCGTTCAGCGCGCCCTACGCCCCCGATGACACCGCGATCGCCGGCCGCCTGCGCCAGGACGCCAGGCTTGGCGCGGACCAGGAGGCCGGGGTCGACCGCACCGCGCGGCGCCTGATCGAGGCGATCAGGGCCAACGACGATCCGCTCGGCGGGGTCGAGGACATGCTTCGCGAGTTTGCGCTGTCGACCAAGGAGGGCCTGGCGCTGATGGTACTGGCGGAGGCGCTGCTGCGGGTGCCCGACGCGCGCACCGCCGACCAGTTCATCGAGGACAAGCTCGGCCAGGGCGACTTCGTCAACCACGAGACCAGATCGAGCGCGTTCATGGTCAACGCCTCGGCCTGGGCGCTCGGCATGTCGGCCCGCGTGATCCAGCCCGGCGAGACGCCGCAGGGCACGATCGGGCGGCTGACCAAGCGGCTCGGCGCGCCGGCAGTGCGTGCCGCAACCCGGCAGGCGATGCGGCTGATGGGCAGCCATTTCGTGCTCGGCGAGACCATCGAGGCGGCGCTGGCGCGGGCGCAATCACACACCGCGCGCGGCTCGCGCTATTCCTTCGACATGCTCGGCGAGGGCGCCCGCACCGCCGACGATGCCCGCCGCTATTTCGAATCCTACGCCCGCGCGATCGACGCGATCGGCAAGGCGGCCGGCGATCAGGCCCTGCCCGACCGGCCCGGCATCTCCGTCAAACTCTCCGCGCTGCATCCGCGCTTCGAGGCGGTCAGCCACGCCCGGGTGATGACCGAGCTGGTGCCGCAGCTCATCGATCTTGCGCGCCGCGCCAAGGCGTTCGACCTCAACTTCACCGTCGATGCCGAGGAAGCCGACCGGCTGGAGCTGTCGCTCGACGTCATCGCAGCCGCGTTCGCCGATCCGTCGTTCGCCGGCTGGAGCGGCTTTGGGCTTGCGATTCAGGCCTATCAGAAGCGCGCCACTGAGGTGATCGATTATATCGATGCACTCACGCGCGCGCTCAACCGCAGGATGATGGTGCGCCTGGTCAAGGGCGCCTATTGGGACACCGAGATCAAGCGCGCGCAGGAGCGCGGGCTCGACGGCTATCCGGTGTTCACCCGCAAGGCGATGACCGACCTGAACTATGTCGCCTGCGCGCGAAAGCTGCTCGCGCTGCGGCCGCGGCTGTTTCCGCAGTTCGCCACCCACAACGCGCTGACGGTCGCGACCATCCTCGAACTGTCAGACGATCCCGCGAGCTTCGAATTCCAGCGGCTGCACGGCATGGGCGAGGCGCTCTACGCACAGCTCGACGAGGACAGGCCGGAGATCGCCCATCGCACTTATGCGCCGGTCGGCAGCCACCGCGACCTGCTCGCCTATCTGGTGCGCCGGCTGCTCGAGAACGGCGCCAACTCGTCCTTCGTGGCGCTGGCCGCGGATAATCGCGTATCCATCGTGGACCTGCTGCGCCGCCCGGCCGAGATCATCGGCGTCGACAACAATGCTGCTCACTCCGGAATTCCGTTGCCCGCCGATCTCTATCGGCCGCAGCGCGAGAATTCGCACGGCATCGAGTTCGGCGAACGAAAGGCGCTCGACGCGCTGACGTCTTCGATTGCCATCGAACCCAAGGCGGCGTCAGGCATGGTCGCGACGTCGACGGTCGAACAGGCGAATGCCGCGGTCGCCGCCGCCCGCGGCGGCTTCAAGGCGTGGAACGGTACCCCGGCCACCGAACGTGCGGCGATCCTTGAGAAGGCCGCGGACCTGCTCGAGCAGCGGCGCGCGCGCTTCCTCGCCTTGCTGCAGAGCGAAGGCGGCAAGACGCTCGACGACGCACTCTCGGAGGTGCGCGAGGCGATCGACTTCTGCCGCTACTATGCAGCGCTCGGCCGGAAGCTGTTCGGGCAAGGCGAGGCGATGCCCGGGCCGACCGGCGAAAGCAACATGCTGGAGCTGCGCGGCCGCGGCGCCTTCGTCGCGATCTCGCCATGGAATTTCCCGCTCGCGATCTTCCTCGGCCAGGTGACGGCCGCGCTGATGGCCGGCAACGCGGTGATCGCAAAGCCGGCTGAGCAGACCCCGCGGATCGCGGCCGAGGCCATCGCCCTGCTGCATCAGGCCGGCGTGCCGGCAACGGCGTTGCATCTGGTTCAGGGCGACGGCGCGGCCGGCGCCGCGCTGGTCAGCCATCCCGGCATCGCCGGCGTGGTCTTCACCGGCTCGACGGACGTGGCGCGCTCGATCAACCGGACGCTGGCGGCCAAGGACGGCCCGATCGTACCGCTGATCGCCGAGACCGGCGGCATCAATGCGATGATCGTCGATGCCACTGCGCTGCCCGAGCAGGTCGCCGACGATGTCGTCACCTCCGCGTTCCGTTCCGCCGGCCAGCGCTGCTCGGCGCTGCGGCTGCTATTCGTGCAGGACGACGTCGCCGACCGCATGATCGAGATGATCGCCGGCGCCGCGCGCGAACTGAAGATCGGCGATCCCTCCGCACCGTCGACGCATATCGGACCCGTGATCGATGCCGAGGCCAAGCAGCGGCTCGACGCGCATATCGCGCGGATGAAGCAGGAAGCACGGGTGCATCTCGCCGGCGAGGCGCCGGCAGGCAATTTCGTCGCGCCGCATATCTTCGAGCTCTCGGCCGCAAGCCAACTGCGTGAGGAGGTGTTCGGCCCGATCCTGCATGTCGTGCGTTACCGTGCCGAGCGGTTCGGCGACGTGCTGGCGGCGATCGAGGCGACTGGATTTGGGCTCACGCTCGGCATCCACTCACGCATCGACGACACGATCGAGCACGTGATCGACCGCCTCCAGGTCGGCAACATCTATGTCAACCGCAACATGATCGGCGCGGTCGTCGGCGTGCAGCCGTTCGGCGGCAGCGGCCTCTCCGGCACCGGCCCCAAGGCCGGCGGCCCGCATTACCTGACGCGCTTCGCGACCGAGCAGACGGTGACGATCAACACCGCCGCCGCGGGCGGCAATGCCGCGCTGATGGCGGGGGTGGAGTAA
- a CDS encoding Lrp/AsnC ligand binding domain-containing protein: MTEIDKIDRKILSILQGDGRIANVELAERIGLSPTSVGERLKRLQRDGFVEGYGARLNPHRLGLGLLVFVEVLLDKTTPDVFERFAKAVQIAPEVLECHMVAGGFDYLVKARVANMTAYRRFLGETLLALPGVRETRTYAVMEEVKRDAPLPVG, encoded by the coding sequence ATGACAGAGATAGACAAGATAGACCGCAAAATCCTCTCGATCCTGCAAGGGGATGGCCGGATTGCCAATGTGGAACTGGCCGAGAGGATTGGCCTGTCGCCGACCTCGGTTGGCGAGCGGTTGAAGCGCTTGCAGCGCGACGGCTTCGTCGAGGGCTATGGCGCGCGGCTCAATCCGCACCGGCTCGGCCTCGGCCTCCTGGTGTTCGTCGAGGTGCTGCTCGACAAGACCACGCCCGATGTGTTTGAGCGCTTCGCCAAGGCAGTCCAGATCGCGCCGGAAGTGCTGGAGTGTCACATGGTGGCCGGCGGCTTCGACTATCTGGTCAAGGCGCGCGTCGCCAACATGACCGCCTATCGCAGGTTTCTCGGCGAGACCCTGCTGGCGCTGCCGGGCGTGCGCGAGACGCGAACCTACGCGGTGATGGAGGAAGTCAAGCGCGACGCGCCGCTTCCGGTCGGCTGA
- a CDS encoding cold-shock protein, protein MPKGTVKWFNPTKGYGFIQPATGGKDIFVHISAVQKAGLQSLNEGQSVEYEEIANRGKTSAENLKV, encoded by the coding sequence ATGCCCAAAGGTACAGTGAAGTGGTTCAACCCGACCAAGGGTTATGGATTCATCCAGCCCGCAACAGGCGGCAAGGACATTTTCGTTCATATTTCAGCAGTTCAGAAGGCCGGTCTTCAGAGCCTCAACGAAGGCCAGTCCGTTGAATACGAAGAGATTGCCAATCGCGGCAAGACATCAGCCGAGAACCTCAAGGTCTAG
- a CDS encoding cytochrome c, giving the protein MTSKLLPSLAAIAMLSIGTAVAAPVNYALPEETATFKPGPNLDLVQNNCTACHSADYIKTQPQGEKFKKDFWQAEVTKMIKVYGAPIDQADVGKIVEYLSATY; this is encoded by the coding sequence ATGACCAGCAAGCTGCTTCCCTCCCTCGCCGCGATCGCCATGCTGTCGATCGGCACAGCTGTTGCCGCGCCCGTCAACTACGCGCTTCCCGAGGAGACTGCGACCTTCAAGCCCGGTCCCAACCTCGACTTGGTGCAGAACAACTGCACCGCCTGCCACTCGGCCGACTACATCAAGACCCAGCCGCAGGGCGAGAAGTTCAAGAAGGACTTCTGGCAGGCCGAGGTGACCAAGATGATCAAGGTCTACGGCGCGCCGATCGACCAGGCCGACGTCGGCAAGATCGTCGAGTATCTTTCCGCGACCTATTGA
- a CDS encoding molybdopterin-dependent oxidoreductase, producing the protein MLDRRDLMKRAGLAALVTGLGSRGAFALDTVTLPFGNGERPLVRYPLKRPMIGLTARPPQLETPFAIFNDGPLTPNNAFFVRYHLAGIPYDLDPDTFTLEIKGKVDKPVRLSLKEIRKLKATDLVAVNQCSGNSRGFFNPRVAGGQLGNGAMGCARWHGVPLKTVLDMAGVQAGAKQVTFNGMDGPVMDTTPDFVKALDIDHARDGEVMLAWGMNGEDLPFLNGFPLRLVVPGYYGTYWVKHLNEITVIDNVFEGFWMKSAYRIPDTPNNAVEPGTAPKATIPINRFTVRSFITSVADGAKLKAGRTTLRGIAFDGGKGIKEVAVSIDGGKSWTPAKLGKDLGKYAFREWKLKVALPAGASELKVRATNNAGDSQPMDPLWNPAGYLRNVVETVRVTAA; encoded by the coding sequence ATGCTCGATCGACGAGACTTGATGAAGCGCGCCGGGTTGGCCGCTTTGGTGACGGGGCTGGGATCAAGGGGCGCATTCGCCCTCGACACCGTGACGCTGCCCTTCGGCAATGGCGAACGCCCGCTGGTGCGCTACCCGCTGAAGCGCCCGATGATCGGCCTGACCGCCCGGCCACCGCAGCTGGAAACGCCATTTGCGATCTTCAACGACGGTCCGCTCACGCCGAACAACGCGTTCTTCGTCCGCTATCACCTCGCCGGCATCCCCTACGATCTGGATCCGGACACCTTCACGCTCGAGATCAAGGGCAAGGTCGACAAGCCCGTGAGGCTGTCGCTGAAGGAGATCCGGAAGCTGAAGGCGACCGATCTCGTCGCCGTCAACCAGTGCTCCGGCAACAGCCGCGGCTTCTTCAATCCGCGCGTCGCCGGCGGTCAGCTCGGCAACGGCGCGATGGGCTGCGCGCGCTGGCACGGCGTGCCGCTGAAGACCGTGCTCGACATGGCCGGCGTGCAGGCCGGCGCCAAGCAGGTCACCTTCAATGGCATGGACGGTCCGGTGATGGACACGACGCCCGACTTCGTGAAGGCGCTCGACATCGACCATGCGCGCGACGGCGAGGTGATGCTGGCCTGGGGCATGAACGGCGAGGACCTGCCGTTCCTCAACGGCTTCCCGCTCCGCCTCGTGGTGCCCGGCTATTACGGCACCTATTGGGTGAAGCACCTCAACGAGATCACCGTGATCGACAACGTCTTCGAGGGCTTCTGGATGAAGTCGGCCTACCGGATTCCGGACACGCCGAACAATGCGGTCGAGCCCGGCACTGCACCAAAGGCGACGATCCCGATCAACCGCTTCACGGTGCGTTCATTCATCACCAGCGTTGCCGACGGCGCCAAGCTGAAGGCCGGCCGCACCACGCTGCGCGGCATCGCCTTCGACGGCGGCAAGGGCATCAAGGAGGTCGCGGTCTCGATCGACGGCGGCAAGAGCTGGACGCCGGCCAAGCTCGGCAAGGATCTCGGCAAATACGCTTTCCGTGAATGGAAGCTGAAAGTGGCACTTCCGGCCGGCGCCTCGGAGCTGAAGGTGCGCGCCACCAACAATGCCGGCGACAGCCAGCCGATGGATCCGTTGTGGAATCCCGCCGGCTATCTGCGCAACGTCGTCGAAACCGTGCGCGTCACCGCGGCGTGA